The following coding sequences lie in one Apium graveolens cultivar Ventura chromosome 1, ASM990537v1, whole genome shotgun sequence genomic window:
- the LOC141724135 gene encoding UDP-glucuronic acid decarboxylase 2-like, with translation MEPDTLGRPQTGRRFSDSVLSPIRYVLGEQRLLFVVIGFAIPALVFNVFHVPTTLAIEQGVSAAHSLPSTELSHVPRRITYELRDQSLMNLGGKVPLGLKRKRLRVVVTGGAGFVGSHLVDRLLERGDSVIVVDNFFTGRKENLLHQLKNPRFELIRHDVVEPILLEVDQIYHLACPASPVHYKFNPVKTIKTNVVGTLNMLGLAKRVGARFLLTSTSEVYGDPLQHPQVETYWGNVNPIGVRSCYDEGKRVAETLTMDYHRGLNIEVRIARIFNTYGPRMCLDDGRVVSNFVAQALRKEPLTVYGDGKQTRSFQFVSDLVEGLMRLMEGEHVGPFNLGNPGEFTMLELAQVVQDTIDPNAKIEYRPNTEDDPHMRKPDISKAKKLLGWEPTVSLRDGLPKMVNDFRQRLFGDEKESTGGTNL, from the exons ATGGAGCCGGACACGCTCGGAAGGCCTCAGACGGGCAGACGTTTTTCGGATTCGGTTCTGTCTCCGATAAGATACGTGCTTGGCGAGCAACGTTTATTATTTGTCGTCATCGGATTCGCCATTCCGGCTCTCGTTTTCAATGTTTTTCATGTGCCTACAACATTAGCCATTGAACAAGGTGTTTCTGCAGCTCACTCGTTACCTTCTACCGAATTGTCTCATGTCCCTCGTCGCATCACGTATGAACTCCGTGACCAGTCGCTTATGAATCTTG GTGGTAAAGTTCCATTGGGACTGAAGAGGAAGAGGTTACGGGTTGTGGTGACAGGCGGGGCAGGTTTCGTGGGGAGTCATCTGGTGGATCGACTGTTGGAACGAGGGGACAGTGTGATAGTGGTTGATAATTTTTTTACAGGTCGAAAAGAGAACCTGTTGCACCAGTTGAAGAACCCGAGGTTTGAGCTCATACGACATGATGTTGTCGAGCCAATTTTGTTGGAGGTTGATCAGATTTACCATTTGGCTTGTCCAGCCTCCCCTGTTCATTACAAGTTCAATCCTGTCAAGACTATT AAGACTAATGTGGTGGGAACACTGAACATGCTGGGACTCGCGAAGAGGGTTGGTGCACGCTTCTTGCTAACTAGCACCAGTGAGGTGTATGGTGATCCTCTTCAACACCCTCAAGTTGAGACTTACTGGGGCAATGTTAATCCCATTG GTGTTAGGAGTTGTTATGATGAGGGAAAGCGTGTAGCTGAGACATTAACAATGGACTACCACAGGGGACTTAACATCGAG GTTAGGATTGCTCGGATTTTCAATACTTATGGACCTCGTATGTGTCTCGATGATGGACGTGTTGTTAGCAATTTTGTAGCTCAG GCCTTAAGAAAGGAGCCACTTACTGTTTATGGAGATGGAAAGCAAACTAGAAGTTTCCAGTTTGTTTCAGATTTG GTGGAAGGTTTAATGCGATTGATGGAAGGTGAACATGTCGGTCCTTTCAATCTTGGCAACCCTGGAGAATTCACCATGCTTGAACTTGCTCAG GTGGTGCAAGATACAATTGATCCAAATGCAAAGATAGAATACAGGCCAAACACAGAAGATGACCCTCACATGAGAAAACCAGACATATCTAAAGCTAAAAAGCTTCTTGGTTGGGAGCCAACGGTGTCCCTTCGCGATGGACTTCCTAAGATGGTAAATGACTTCAGGCAACGGTTATTTGGCGATGAGAAGGAATCTACTGGAGGCACAAATCTATGA
- the LOC141716007 gene encoding uncharacterized protein LOC141716007 yields the protein MYPRGNHHHPMGVEDRPVSAPYGILFVVVVALLVVIPSIIGEQGEALMEILPELLSPVGLLLLPIILLLTIQFLSSESGSCVSSNFVPGGRDSIHRASGSPIGVALFLVLVLLLLYSRISIFGGDDDSDE from the coding sequence ATGTACCCTAGAGGCAACCACCACCACCCCATGGGCGTAGAGGACCGTCCCGTCTCCGCCCCTTACGGTATCTTATTCGTCGTAGTGGTAGCATTACTAGTAGTAATCCCCTCGATTATTGGCGAGCAAGGCGAGGCCTTAATGGAGATTTTACCCGAGCTCTTGAGTCCAGTAGGTCTTCTACTACTGCCTATAATTTTATTACTTACTATACAATTTCTGTCATCCGAAAGTGGTTCGTGCGTGTCGAGTAATTTTGTTCCCGGAGGACGTGACTCTATACACCGTGCTAGTGGTTCCCCTATTGGAGTTGCTCTTTTTCTCGTTCTCGTTCTTCTGTTGTTGTACAGCAGGATTTCTATTTTTGGTGGTGACGATGATTCTGATGAATGA
- the LOC141677881 gene encoding putative E3 ubiquitin-protein ligase LIN-1: protein MSHTSLASTSYSSSSSSFISPHTHQKLDLKSIQLLVSKINQYLDEFIVDDKARKNVKHKCSSRLKSTGKQEFFEFSEQSIISNLYWGIESIEAAILAKNNAEERVTRLQNAEKMLQVPALLSEHGVTAEIQNNYLVCSSYFYLALVRKLQNDEWQVAIHFLQALMVSPTLIFKEFAPKLCTNIFESCIVSERQEVNARRKSGAMNHSNYREGEVGEGLRMIAKLYKGWLMYYQVMSYGDASRSRRVSATLPNENKSENLQNMKSNTESSHSPERECSQQGYSSFEKVHPLDPLENISVASAAESKVSTYLKNLLVDDRSKTSDIRLLRDILKESQSNTPISSSSTRTDFIDEDDFQEYAEASEASFGVERIAAGKEASDQFRKRQSPGSSTRRWDALIRKEGGREDFTIFGSGTFSSSLRDLNLSQLEAGLTESRTFLNCHIEEETSHKRIQLLGSELSDHIGSATLQNYDYCQENPLGGSSRRKKRLSSGNNMDEIFLHPDDNSHIEQVGVLEKLISKLCFSEDLGEEDYTVEITTVYEILNKKTGTKYSMLKDIIIDQLLMAISTSKEEGVIRTSVSILSTIISVNKSVVDDIKKKGLRLSDLVTALKRNVYEAATLIYFVNPSPAEINNLELLPVLLEVICSSSSQKCSLSSPKLTPPAASLMIIEVLITACDYETNSMYLEAISSPRVLCGLLNAPKQDNLQEFISLAAVLVKCMRFDGKCRKQISQFTPIAPVISLLLSTHKPAIYAGLEFFNEILHIPRTSAISLLQQVEKEGRTNDIRDSLLNILQSHPEHKLLAANLLLHLEMLEDSSGTSKYCKEAMEIILEALVCDDSPATQKDSAFILSNLGGTYAWTGEPYTVAWLVKKAGLISLHHKNIIRNIDWSDQCIQDAGIDTWSSKIARHIIRFGKPVFHALEKGLQSKSKRIAQECLTTIAWLGCEIVKTPNDLRYSACEILLGSIEQYVHPGLELEERLLACLCIYNYASGRAMQKLVHFSEGVRESLRRLSSITWMAEELLKVADYLQPDKWRISCVHTQVLEMGSNCSGSVNALIYFKGELYSGYADGSIKAWDVKGQSATLVRDIKVHKKAVTCFSLLEPQNCLLSGSADKTIRIWQMVEHKLECIQVIATKSSVQSIDTSGNTIFVVTESNNMKVFDTSKKDKDVYKKKNVKCVYAKEGRYYLGCLDSSIQEVTLINNRHQELKAPIWSWRIQRKSINSIALYKDWLYSASSVVEGSSIKEWRKNSKPQMLIVPGKSTTITAMRVVEDFIYLQCSSSLNSLQIWLRGTQHKVGRLSAGSKITSILTANDMVLCGTETGLIKGWIPL from the exons ATGTCACACACTTCATTAGCTTCCACTTCTtattcttcttcctcttcttctttcATTTCACCTCATACTCATCAAAAACTTGATCTTAAATCAATACAGCTACTTGTGTCTAAGATAAACCAGTACTTAGATGAGTTTATAGTGGATGATAAAGCAAGAAAAAATGTGAAACATAAATGTAGTTCAAGGCTAAAGAGTACTGGAAAACAAGAATTCTTCGAGTTCTCTGAGCAGTCGATAATATCGAATCTTTACTGGGGTATTGAGAGCATTGAAGCTGCAATTCTAGCAAAAAACAATGCAGAAGAGAGAGTTACCAGGTTACAAAATGCTGAAAAAATGCTGCAGGTTCCAGCTTTGCTTAGTGAACATGGAGTCACAGCTGAAATACAAAACAATTACTTAGTTTGTTCTTCGTATTTTTATCTTGCTTTGGTTAGGAAGCTGCAAAATGATGAGTGGCAAGTGGCTATACATTTTCTTCAAGCCTTAATGGTGTCACCTACACTTATTTTTAAAGAATTTGCGCCTAAGTTGTGCACGAATATTTTCGAGTCATGCATTGTATCCGAAAGGCAAGAGGTAAATGCAAGACGAAAGTCAGGGGCAATGAATCATTCCAATTACAGAGAAGGTGAGGTTGGTGAAGGATTGAGAATGATCGCTAAGCTATATAAGGGGTGGTTAATGTATTATCAAGTTATGTCTTATGGGGATGCATCGCGTAGTCGCAGAGTTTCTGCAACTTTACCTAATGAGAATAAATCAGAGAATTTACA AAATATGAAGTCTAATACCGAATCTTCACATTCCCCTGAACGTGAATGCAGCCAGCAAGGCTACAGTAGT TTTGAGAAGGTGCATCCACTTGATCCTCTAGAAAACATATCAGTTGCATCAGCAGCAGAGTCCAAAGTGTCCACATACCTAAAGAACCTCCTAGTAGATGATAGAAGCAAAACCTCAGATATCAGATTACTTCGGGACATCCTTAAGGAATCCCAATCAAACACACCGATATCTTCAAGTTCAACCAGAACTGATTTTATAGATGAAGATGATTTTCAG GAATATGCAGAAGCTTCTGAAGCCTCATTTGGAGTAGAAAGAATAGCTGCAGGCAAAGAAGCTTCTGATCAGTTCAG GAAGCGTCAATCTCCTGGATCGTCAACCCGTAGGTGGGATGCATTGATTCGCAAAGAAGGCGGTAGAGAAGACTTCACTATATTTGGTTCTGGAACTTTCTCTAGCTCACTGAGAGACTTAAACTTATCCCAGTTGGAAGCCGGATTAACTGAATCACGTACTTTTTTAAACTGCCACATAGAAGAAGAAACATCTCATAAAAGAATACAGCTGCTGGGTTCTGAACTATCAGATCATATAGGATCTGCAACTTTGCAGAACTATGATTATTGCCAGGAGAATCCTCTAGGAGGTTCTTCAAGAAGAAAGAAAAGATTAAGTTCCGGAAACAACATGGATGAGATCTTTTTACATCCTGATGATAACTCCCATATTGAACAAGTGGGGGTACTTGAGAAGCTAATTTCGAAGTTATGTTTCTCAGAAGACCTGGGAGAGGAGGATTACACAGTTGAAATTACGACAGTTTATGAAATTTTAAACAAAAAAACAGGAACTAAATATTCCATGTTGAAGGATATAATCATAGATCAGCTGCTCATGGCAATTTCGACTTCAAAAGAAGAAGGGGTGATTAGAACATCTGTTTCTATACTTTCTACAATCATTTCAGTGAACAAGTCTGTTGTAGATGACATAAAAAAGAAGGGATTACGTTTATCGGATTTGGTAACTGCTTTGAAAAGGAATGTTTACGAGGCAGCCACACTAATTTACTTTGTAAATCCATCTCCTGCAGAGATAAATAATTTAGAACTCTTACCGGTCCTTCTGGAAGTTATCTGCAGCTCAAGCAGTCAAAAATGTAGTTTAAGTTCACCTAAGCTGACACCGCCTGCAGCATCACTGATGATCATTGAAGTTTTAATCACTGCATGTGATTATGAGACAAACAGCATGTACTTGGAGGCAATTAGTTCACCAAGAGTACTATGCGGACTACTAAATGCACCAAAGCAAGATAATCTACAAGAGTTTATCTCTTTGGCTGCTGTTCTTGTTAAATGTATGCGGTTTGATGGAAAGTGCAGAAAGCAAATATCGCAATTCACTCCAATAGCTCCAGTCATATCTCTCCTGTTAAGTACGCATAAACCTGCTATATATGCTGGACTCGAGTTTTTCAATGAAATACTTCACATTCCAAG GACATCAGCAATTAGCCTATTGCAGCAGGTAGAAAAAGAAGGACGAACCAATGATATTCGTGATTCACTGCTCAATATCTTACAATCACATCCTGAGCACAAACTTTTAGCAGCCAATCTGTTGCTCCATTTAGAAATGTTG GAAGATTCATCGGGTACAAGTAAATATTGCAAAGAGGCAATGGAAATCATCCTTGAAGCCTTGGTGTGTGATGACAGTCCTGCTACACAAAAAGACTCGGCATTCATTTTATCAAACCTAGGTGGAACTTATGCTTGGACGGGAGAACCATATACAGTAGCATGGTTAGTTAAGAAGGCTGGCCTGATTTCATTGCATCACAAGAATATAATAAGAAACATTGATTGGTCAGATCAGTGCATTCAA GATGCTGGCATAGACACTTGGTCCAGCAAAATTGCAAGACACATCATAAGGTTCGGAAAACCTGTTTTCCATGCTCTGGAAAAAGGATTACAAAGCAAGTCTAAGAGGATTGCTCAAGAGTGTCTCACCACGATAGCATGGCTTGGCTGTGAAATTGTGAAAACTCCAAATGACTTAAGATATTCGGCTTGTGAGATTTTACTTGGTTCCATTGAACAATATGTGCATCCTGGACTGGAGCTTGAAGAAAGACTTCTAGCGTGTCTATGCATATACAATTATGCTTCTGGTAGAG CAATGCAGAAGCTAGTTCATTTCTCTGAAGGAGTCAGAGAGTCTTTAAGGCGCTTATCAAGTATAACCTGGATGGCCGAGGAATTACTCAAAGTAGCTGATTATTTGCAACCAGATAAATGG AGAATATCTTGTGTTCATACACAAGTTCTGGAGATGGGAAGTAACTGCAGCGGATCAGTGAACGCCCTCATATACTTTAAAGGAGAGCTGTATAGTGGATATGCAGATGGTTCAATCAAG GCATGGGATGTCAAGGGACAGAGTGCCACTCTTGTAAGAGACATCAAGGTGCATAAAAAGGCAGTGACATGCTTTTCACTACTTGAACCTCAGAATTGCCTCTTGAGTGGATCTGCAGACAAAACCATCCGA ATTTGGCAAATGGTTGAGCATAAACTAGAGTGCATTCAAGTAATAGCTACAAAAAGCTCAGTTCAAAGTATAGATACTTCTGGCAATACGATTTTTGTTGTTACCGAAAGCAACAATATGAAG GTGTTTGACACATCTAAAAAGGACAAGGATGTTTATAAGAAGAAAAATGTCAAGTGTGTATATGCAAAAGAAGGAAGATATTACTTAGGCTGCTTAGACTCGAGCATACAG GAGGTGACTCTAATAAACAACCGTCATCAAGAGCTCAAAGCCCCGATATGGAGCTGGAGGATTCAACGAAAGTCAATAAATTCAATTGCACTATATAAAGATTGGCTGTATAGTGCTAGTTCAGTTGTTGAAGGTTCCTCTATCAAG GAATGGAGAAAAAACAGCAAGCCCCAGATGTTGATAGTTCCAGGAAAGAGTACAACCATAACAGCAATGAGAGTAGTTGAGGACTTCATATACCTGCAATGCAGTTCTTCATTGAATAGTCTTCAG ATATGGCTGAGAGGGACACAACACAAAGTTGGAAGACTATCAGCAGGTAGTAAGATAACCAGCATTCTCACAGCAAATGACATGGTTCTCTGTGGTACTGAGACTGGACTAATTAAG GGTTGGATTCCCCTGTAG
- the LOC141677872 gene encoding eukaryotic translation initiation factor 2 subunit alpha homolog: protein MTSVPTTTLDCRMYESKYPEVDTPVMIQVKEIGDVCTHVALLEYNNIEGMILLSDLSRRRIRSVGSLIKVGRIEPAMVLRVNPDKGYIDLSKKRLSEQDIQVCEEKFSKSKLVHSIMRHVAETLELDLEDLYIHVGWPLYRKYGHAFEAFKLIVNDPDSVLNPLTREVREVGPGGKEVTKVVPAISEDVKDALVRNIRRRMTPQPLKIRADVELKCFQFDGVLHIKGAMRKAEAVSTKDCPVKIKLVAPPAYVLTTQTLDKDQGISVLRKAIVACSQEIERHQGKLIVKEAPRAVSEREDKLLAEQLAKLSLQNEEVSGDEESDEEEDTGMGSVDLESSNSLIND from the exons ATGACATCTGTTCCGACAACAACCTTAGACTGTCGTATGTACGAATCAAAGTACCCAGAAGTGGACACGCCTGTAATGatccaagtcaaagaaatagGCGATGTTTGCACGCATGTAGCTCTTCTTGAATACAACAACATAGAAGGCATGATTCTGCTGTCTGATCTTTCGAGACGTCGTATTCGAAGCGTTGGCAGTTTGATTAAAGTGGGTAGAATTGAGCCTGCTATGGTTCTTAGAGTTAATCCTGATAAAGGGTACATTGATTTGAGTAAGAAGAGGCTGTCTGAACAGGATATTCAGGTTTGTGAGGAGAAGTTTAGTAAGAGTAAGCTTGTGCACTCGATTATGCGCCATGTCGCGGAAACTCTTGAGCTGGATTTGGAG GATCTGTATATCCATGTTGGATGGCCTTTGTACCGAAAGTATGGTCACGCGTTTGAA GCATTTAAATTAATTGTCAATGACCCTGATTCTGTCCTTAATCCTTTAACACGTGAAGTCAGAGAAGTAGGCCCTGGTGGAAAGGAG GTAACAAAGGTTGTTCCTGCCATATCAGAAGATGTTAAAGATGCTTTGGTAAGAAACATTAGGAGACGGATGACCCCGCAGCCACTGAAGATTCGAGCTGATGTTGAATTGAAATGCTTTCAGTTTGATGGTGTTCTTCATATCAAG GGAGCCATGCGAAAAGCTGAGGCTGTCAGCACGAAGGATTGTCCTGTGAAGATTAAATTGGTTGCTCCACCAGCGTATGTCCTTACTACACAGACTCTTGACAAG GACCAAGGGATATCAGTTCTTAGAAAAGCGATTGTTGCTTGTAGCCAAGAAATAGAACGccaccaaggaaaactaattgTGAAAGAAGCGCCTAGAGCG GTGAGTGAACGGGAGGACAAACTACTTGCTGAACAATTGGCTAAGCTAAGTCTTCAGAATGAGGAGGTTAGCGGTGATGAAGAAAGTGACGAAGAAGAAGATACAGGAATGGGATCAGTTGATTTAGAGAGCTCAAATTCTCTGATAAATGACTGA
- the LOC141716023 gene encoding uncharacterized protein LOC141716023, whose product MNAPYFDVLKSLRRQGKQKQMVTMEHHYRVEIFTAAIDQQLQELNNRFSEQMTELLILSASLNLRDGYRSFNIENICKLAEKFYPEEFLGDEKIHLQCELQHYGLDVPVHPDLKNLSTLGDLCHGLVTTGKADMYPLVDRLLRLVLTLPASTATSKRAFSAMKIVKTSLRNRMKDEFLRDYLIVYIEKEIAEIISAEEIIDSFYLIKERRAHLK is encoded by the coding sequence ATGAATGCTCCTTACTTTGATGTGCTTAAATCTCTTCGTCGACAAGGAAAACAAAAGCAAATGGTGACAATGGAACATCATTACCGAGTAGAAATCTTTACAGCTGCCATAGATCAACAATTACAGGAGCTAAACAATAGATTCAGTGAACAAATGACGGAGCTTCTCATTTTAAGTGCATCACTAAATCTTAGGGATGGTTACAGGTCTTTCAACATAGAGAACATTTGCAAGTTAGCTGAAAAGTTTTATCCAGAAGAATTTTTGGGAGACGAAAAAATCCATCTACAGTGTGAACTACAACATTATGGGTTAGATGTTCCGGTTCATCCAGATTTGAAGAATCTGTCTACTCTTGGTGATTTATGTCATGGATTGGTAACCACAGGGAAAGCTGACATGTATCCATTAGTTGATAGACTATTAAGGCTTGTCTTGACTCTTCCAGCATCTACTGCAACATCGAAACGAGCTTTTTCTGCTATGAAAATTGTGAAAACAAGTCTTCGCAATCGAATGAAAGATGAATTTCTTAGGGATTATTTGATAGTGTATATTGAAAAGGAGATTGCGGAGATCATTTCCGCCGAGGAGATTattgattctttttatttgaTCAAAGAAAGGCGTGCACATCTCAAATAA